The Arachis hypogaea cultivar Tifrunner chromosome 19, arahy.Tifrunner.gnm2.J5K5, whole genome shotgun sequence genome has a window encoding:
- the LOC112779507 gene encoding uncharacterized protein gives MEERERGECEERGKELAKELSPSKLGLSSSLRVSVVIVVSAVKPVAAVLLAMKPAPPSSLSWIAAACDAAVAASESVVVKQNDGQREDPQGKERETREGRDLSSRRAQSPLSLPAPFPSEPLLDPPLLKLLAAPLRCRSSTPPPLPPKTTTEA, from the coding sequence atggaggagagagaaagaggcgAATGCGAGGAGAGAGGGAAGGAGCTCGCGAAGGAGCTGTCGCCGTCGAAGCTGGGTCTGTCGTCGTCTTTGCGGGTTTCGGTCGTCATCGTCGTCTCTGCCGTGAAGCCCGTCGCCGCCGTCCTTCTCGCCATGAAGCCAGCGCCGCCATCGTCATTATCATGGATTGCTGCTGCATGTGACGCCGCCGTCGCAGCCTCGGAGTCCGTCGTCGTCAAGCAGAACGACGGGCAGAGAGAGGATCCCCaggggaaagagagagaaacCAGGGAAGGCCGCGACCTGTCCAGCCGCCGTGCCCAGTCGCCGCTCTCGTTGCCGGCGCCATTTCCGTCTGAACCATTGCTAGATCCGCCGCTGCTGAAGCTTCTGGCCGCGCCTCTGCGTTGCCGGAGCTCCACGCCGCCGCCACTGCCACCAAAAACCACCACTGAGGCCTAA